A segment of the Amycolatopsis thermophila genome:
TCGGCTCCTACGACGACCTGCGCGACCGCGGCGTGGACTGCGTGGTGGCCGAGTCGAACCTGAAGTTCCGGGCGCCCAGCCGGTACGACGACGAACTGGTCGTCGAGGTCGCGATCGACCACCTCGGCACGACCTCGCTGATCCTGGCGTTCACGGTCCGCCGCGGCGACGACGTCGTCGCCGAGGGCACCAACCGCTACGTGTTCGTCGACGCGGCCGAGCTCACCAAGGCCGCCCCGCCGGAGGACGTGCGCGCCAAGCTGCTGGCCCACACCTGACGCGCACCTCCGCGGATCTCACGCCGGCTGGACGCCCGGACGGCCGTCCTCGACGACGTAGCTGGCGCGGGTGCTGACCGGCGCGCCCGGCTTCGTCACGTACGGCACCACGCGGAAGTCGCTCTGCCAGCGCTGCCGGTCGACGTTGACGCGCACGTAGCCGCGCTGCGAGTTGAAGAACTTCAGGTGCGGGTTGGCCGCGAGGAAGTTCTGCCCCTCGGCGGTCATGTCCGCGCCGTCGGCGCCGCTGGTGATCGAGGTGCCGACGAACTCGCTGCCGACGGTGGCCGAGGCCGGATCGGCGTAGTCGCGCTTGAGGTCCCACGCGTAGTTCTGGTGCCGGTCACCGGTGATCACCACGAGGTTGCGCACGTCGCGGTCCTGCGCCGCGGCGAGGACCTTGTTGCGCTCGGCCACGTAGCCGTCCCACGGGTCGAGGAACACGTTTACCGGGCCGCCCGGGTCGCGGTCGGTCTGGCCCATCGGCGCCTGGTTGCCCAGCACCTGCCAGCGCGCCCGCGAGTCCGCGAAGCCCTCGATCAGCCAGTCCCGCTGCGCGGGCCCGAGCAGGGTGCGTTCCGGGTCGAGCCGCTCGGTGCAGGTCGCCGAGCTGCCGTCGCCGCACGGCTGGTCGTCGCGGTACTGGCGGGTGTCGAGCATGGTGATCTCGGCGAGCGTGCCGAAGGACAGCCGCCGGTGCAGCCGGACGTCCGGGCCGGAGGGCATCTGCGTGTGCCGGTAGGGCAGGTTCTCGTAGTTGGCCTGGAACGCCTGCGCGCGGCGCTGGCGGAACACGGCCGGGTCCTGGTCGGGCTCGGTGTCGGCCTGCGAGATGTCGCCGGCCCAGTTGTTCTCCACCTCGTGGTCGTCGATGGTGTGGATCCACGGGAAGCGGGCGTGCGCGGCCTGCAGCGGCGCCTCGGCCTTGTAGAGCGCGTACTGCAGCCGGTAGCGGGCCAGGTCGAAGGTCTCGGTCGTGAACCTGTCGTCGACGGTGACCCCGCGCTTGTTGGTGCCCACGCCGGACTCGTAGAGGTAGTCGCCCAGGTGCACGACGAAGTCCAGGTCCTCGGCGGCCATGTGCTCGTAGGCGGTGTAGTAGCCGTCCTGCCAGGCCTGGCACGAGGCGAACGCGAAGTTCAGCTCCCGCGGCGAGGACCACCGCGCAGGCGCGGTACGGGTCCGGCCGGTCATCGAGATCTCGCCGCCGGCGCGGAACCGGTAGAAGTACTCGTGGCCGGGTGCCAGCCCGGAGATCTCCGGGTGCACCGAGTGGCCCAGCTCGGGCGTGGCGATCGCGCTGCCGCGGCGCACCACCGCGCGGAACCGCTCGTCCAGGGCGACCTCGTACTCGACGCGCACCGGCACGGCGGGCATACCGCCGGCACCGTCGGCGGCGAACGGGTCGGGCGCGAGCCGGGTCCACAGCACGACGCCGTCGGGCGCCGGGTCACCGGAGGCGATGCCGAGGGTGAAGGGGTTCGCCCCCTTCACCGGGCCGGCGTAGGCACCGGCTGCGGTCCAGGCGCCGGTGCCCAGCAGCACCGCCGCGGCTCCCGCCCCGCTGAAGCCGAGGAACCGGCGGCGGGACAGGTTGTTCGGGCGCACGACCATGCGAGGTCCTCCTGTGGTGGGATAGGGAGCACCAGGATGCTCGGCCCCGCAGGTGGCCGTCGGCAGCCGCACGGGCGAACCACACGTGAACGGAAACGATCAAAACCGATGTTCCGGATTCTCTTCTACCAACCGGAAATACCGCCGAACACGGGCAACGCGATCCGGCTCGCGGCCAACACCGGGTGCCAGCTGCACCTCGTCGAACCGCTCGGGTTCCGGTTCGAGGACAAGCACCTGCGCCGCGCCGGCCTGGACTACCACGACCTCGCCGACGTCCACGTGCACCCGGACCTGGGCAGCGCGTGGAAGGCTCTGCTGCCCGCGCGGGTCTTCGCCTTCAGCGCCGCCGCCACCCGCTGGTACACCGACGTGGCGTACCAGCCGGGCGACGTGCTGCTGTTCGGGCCCGAGTCGACGGGACTGCCGGCGGCGGTGCAGGAGGCCCCCGAGGTCACCGACCGCCTGCGCGTGCCGATGCGCCCCGGCGTCCGTTCCCTGAACCTCGCCAACACCGCCGCCGTGGCGGTGTTCGAGGCGTGGCGTCAGCACGGCTTCACCGACGGCGTCTAACGGTGCTCGGTCACCGGCGCCGTGGACAGCAGGTCGTCCCGGTACTCGGCGGGCAGCTGCTGGACCAGGTCGTCGAACTCGCCCTGGCTCACGCCGGCCTTGAGCGCCGCGACGACTGCGCGGGCGTGCTCGCGCGCACCGTCCTGGGTGCAGCCGCGACCTTCCTCGTCCATCACCCGGCGGTAGAACTCCTCGACACCGAAGCGGGCACCTTCACCGGTCGAGGGCAGTGCCTCCCGGATGCCGCCGGGCAGCTGCCCGGCGAGGTCGCCCGGCTCACCGCCGGCCAGCCGCTGTCCCAGCACGGTCAGCGTCGCCCGGGTGGCGGCCGCGGCGTGCTCGGCGTCCTCCAGACCCGCGGTCCGGCGCACGGCGGCGACGATCTCGTGTTCCTTCATCACACCTCCCGGTGACTCGTTCGTCCCGTGGGGCGCATACCCGGTCGCCGGGGACCTGACACGTCACCCGGCTTCCGGCGGCGGCACGGCGGGCAGCCCCCACGCCTCCCGGAACGCGCTGATCGTCAGCCAGGCGAGCCGGGCGTTCACGGCGAACAGCCGGCGCACCGAGGTCAGCGTGTCGAACGAGGCGTCACCGGCCTCGTCCCGGCCGCGGTCCAGGTCGCGCCGGGTGAAGCCGTCGCCGAAGACCTCCCGAATCGTGCCCAGGTAGTACAGGTATCCCAGGGTCTCCAGCTGGATCCGCCACAACGGGCCCCCGGCGTCGCCGATCGGCGGGTTGCCCGCGGCGCGCAGCAGGACCTGCGCGTCGGCGACCGCGTGCGCCTCGACGTGCCGCACCAGCTCACTGGCCTGCACGTGGTCGTAGGCCTCGCGCGCGACGACGGTGCGCAGCCCGGCGACCTTGCCCGCCAGATCGCCGGCGACCAGCTCGCGGGTGACCTCCCCGAGCGTGCCGCGGGCGGCGGTGACCAGCCGCGCGACGCGGACCAGCTCGCGCGGCAGCCCGCCGGACAGGCAGTGGCACAGGCACACGAACGGTTCGGGCAGCCCGAGCACGCGGGCGCCGAGCACCGCCTGCGCGTCCGGCAGGCTCAGGTACTCCAGCCGGAAGATCATGTCGAAGGCGCTGTCGAAGGCGTCGCGGACCGGCAGCCCGCGCCGTTCGAACGCGGCCAGGGCGTCCTCCGAAACCGACACCAGGAACAGGAACCCGGGCACGTCGAGGGTGAACAGCGCCTTGACCTCGTTGACGAAGTCCTGCGCCTCCTCCGGGGAGAGGATCTTGTCCAGCTCGTCGAGGATGATCACCAGGGACGGTACCGCGATGCCCGGCACCCGCTCGGCGCAGCCGATGGTGGCGCGGAGGAACTCGCCGAAGTCGTGCACGATCTGCGGGTAGCTGCGCGGCTGACGGGTCAGCTCCCGGGACCCGGTGAGCCCGGCTTCGGCGCCGAAGAGCAGCCCGACCTTGCCCGACCAGCCCGACGTGTGCTTCTGCTGGAACTCGATGCCCGCCAGCGTCTCCCGCGCCAGGTCCCGCAACTGCGCGAGATCCTCCGGGGCGCGGGCCGCGGCGGGTGCGGGCGCCGGCGCGAACCGCCACCGCCGGCTCAGGTACAGCACGCTGCCCGCGGCCAGGACGATCACGATCGGCCACCACATCGCCGACATCCAGTCGCCGAAGTCGCGGCGCTGCCCGGCCGCCGCCGCGCCCGCGAAACCGACCACCACCCACACCACGACGATGACCATCAGCGGCACGAACGGCCGCAAGCGGGCCAGGCGCGCCGTCCAGCGCGGTGGCGGGTCGCCGACGCGGTCGTCGCAGAACTCGATCACCGCGGCGCAGGTGCGGCCGAAGAGGTGCAGGACGAAGTCGCGCGCGTCGTAGCGGACCGGCACGCTCTCCAGGAGCGCGATGTGCTGGCGGCCGGGGCCGAGGAACCGGCCGGCCTGGTAGGCCTCCAGCAGCGTGGTCTTGCCCGCGCCGCGCGGGCCGGCGATACCGATCGCGCCGCCGGTGATCCCGCCGGTCAGGGCGCGCAGGCGGGCGAACGCGGCGGTGTCGACCATCCGGTCGCCGGCGCGCATCAGGCCCAGACCGCCGCGGTTGAG
Coding sequences within it:
- a CDS encoding acyl-CoA thioesterase, whose amino-acid sequence is MTQVRPPVVAMPLRVRYHECDPQGIVFNAHYLAYFDMASFEFFKALFGSYDDLRDRGVDCVVAESNLKFRAPSRYDDELVVEVAIDHLGTTSLILAFTVRRGDDVVAEGTNRYVFVDAAELTKAAPPEDVRAKLLAHT
- a CDS encoding DUF2267 domain-containing protein, whose protein sequence is MKEHEIVAAVRRTAGLEDAEHAAAATRATLTVLGQRLAGGEPGDLAGQLPGGIREALPSTGEGARFGVEEFYRRVMDEEGRGCTQDGAREHARAVVAALKAGVSQGEFDDLVQQLPAEYRDDLLSTAPVTEHR
- a CDS encoding tRNA (cytidine(34)-2'-O)-methyltransferase, which translates into the protein MFRILFYQPEIPPNTGNAIRLAANTGCQLHLVEPLGFRFEDKHLRRAGLDYHDLADVHVHPDLGSAWKALLPARVFAFSAAATRWYTDVAYQPGDVLLFGPESTGLPAAVQEAPEVTDRLRVPMRPGVRSLNLANTAAVAVFEAWRQHGFTDGV
- a CDS encoding alkaline phosphatase D family protein, with protein sequence MVVRPNNLSRRRFLGFSGAGAAAVLLGTGAWTAAGAYAGPVKGANPFTLGIASGDPAPDGVVLWTRLAPDPFAADGAGGMPAVPVRVEYEVALDERFRAVVRRGSAIATPELGHSVHPEISGLAPGHEYFYRFRAGGEISMTGRTRTAPARWSSPRELNFAFASCQAWQDGYYTAYEHMAAEDLDFVVHLGDYLYESGVGTNKRGVTVDDRFTTETFDLARYRLQYALYKAEAPLQAAHARFPWIHTIDDHEVENNWAGDISQADTEPDQDPAVFRQRRAQAFQANYENLPYRHTQMPSGPDVRLHRRLSFGTLAEITMLDTRQYRDDQPCGDGSSATCTERLDPERTLLGPAQRDWLIEGFADSRARWQVLGNQAPMGQTDRDPGGPVNVFLDPWDGYVAERNKVLAAAQDRDVRNLVVITGDRHQNYAWDLKRDYADPASATVGSEFVGTSITSGADGADMTAEGQNFLAANPHLKFFNSQRGYVRVNVDRQRWQSDFRVVPYVTKPGAPVSTRASYVVEDGRPGVQPA
- a CDS encoding transcriptional regulator; this encodes MTALPETSVPPATRAAPDDLVEELRGRLPALVDQALAAPEIAESERGVAEADRERVRAEVRARALRDGEDILRVTNPQISALRLARRVLADHERAGTARASRPPSPRDRTGHALVGFAAWLGLIFPLAFWQLGQTPLAGPAVFWVYAAVVVVAGVALRWAYLAVARAGQRFTGQRALAGAGWPVMIAVAVTLLLLIWRLGGSSQLAMGKIWSAVVWCVAVLAAAFVFLTVWLMTLDAGKDEEPGRRIPRAVARRTLLAVVVAGAAAYVLLSRLVPLPWADWQVWLLADAVTLLVMLGAAPLVLSPGLVPARWSPDPDRRGSPKWTANRRALRSGVEAAEARWRDAAMAAVRPVVTRHLNEAVHPAFTTTLPERLNRGGLGLMRAGDRMVDTAAFARLRALTGGITGGAIGIAGPRGAGKTTLLEAYQAGRFLGPGRQHIALLESVPVRYDARDFVLHLFGRTCAAVIEFCDDRVGDPPPRWTARLARLRPFVPLMVIVVVWVVVGFAGAAAAGQRRDFGDWMSAMWWPIVIVLAAGSVLYLSRRWRFAPAPAPAAARAPEDLAQLRDLARETLAGIEFQQKHTSGWSGKVGLLFGAEAGLTGSRELTRQPRSYPQIVHDFGEFLRATIGCAERVPGIAVPSLVIILDELDKILSPEEAQDFVNEVKALFTLDVPGFLFLVSVSEDALAAFERRGLPVRDAFDSAFDMIFRLEYLSLPDAQAVLGARVLGLPEPFVCLCHCLSGGLPRELVRVARLVTAARGTLGEVTRELVAGDLAGKVAGLRTVVAREAYDHVQASELVRHVEAHAVADAQVLLRAAGNPPIGDAGGPLWRIQLETLGYLYYLGTIREVFGDGFTRRDLDRGRDEAGDASFDTLTSVRRLFAVNARLAWLTISAFREAWGLPAVPPPEAG